From the Panthera leo isolate Ple1 chromosome C1, P.leo_Ple1_pat1.1, whole genome shotgun sequence genome, one window contains:
- the SRM gene encoding spermidine synthase: protein MEPGPDGPTAFGPADIREGWFRETCSLWPGQALSLQVEQLLHHQRSRYQDILVFRSKSYGNVLVLDGVIQCTERDEFSYQEMIANLPLCSHPNPRKVLIIGGGDGGVLREVLKHSSVESVVQCEIDEDVIRVSKKFLPGMAVGYSSSKLTLHVGDGFEFMKQNQDAFDVIITDSSDPMGPAESLFKESYYQLMKTALKDDGVLCCQGECQWLHLDLIKEMRQFCKSLFPVVAYAYCSIPTYPSGQIGFMLCSKNPGTDFRKPVQQLTRKQVEQMQLKYYNSDVHQAAFVLPEFARKALNDVS, encoded by the exons atgGAGCCCGGCCCCGACGGCCCCACCGCCTTCGGCCCCGCTGACATCCGCGAGGGCTGGTTCCGCGAGACGTGCAGCCTgtggccaggccaggccctgtCGCTGCAGGTGGAGCAGCTGCTACACCACCAGCGCTCGCGGTACCAGGATATCCTTGTCTTCCGCAG TAAGAGCTACGGCAACGTTCTGGTGTTGGACGGCGTCATCCAGTGCACAGAGAGGGACGAGTTCTCCTACCAGGAGATGATAGCCAACCTGCCCCTCTGCAGCCACCCCAACCCACGCAAG GTGCTGATCAtcgggggtggggacgggggtgTCCTGCGGGAGGTGTTGAAGCACTCCTCCGTGGAGTCCGTGGTCCAGTGTGAGATTGATGAG gaTGTCATTCGGGTCTCTAAGAAGTTCCTGCCGGGCATGGCCGTGGGCTACTCCAGTTCCAAGTTGACCCTACACGTGGGTGACGGTTTTGAGTTCATGAAACAGAACCAGGATGCCTTCGATGTCATCATCACTGACTCCTCAGACCCCATGG GCCCTGCGGAGAGTCTCTTCAAGGAATCCTATTACCAGCTCATGAAAACGGCTCTCAAGGATGATGGCGTCCTCTGCTGCCAGG GTGAGTGCCAGTGGCTGCACCTGGACCTCATCAAGGAGATGCGACAGTTCTGCAAGTCGCTCTTCCCTGTGGTGGCCTACGCTTACTGCAGTATCCCCACCTACCCCAGCGGCCAGATAGGCTTCATGCTGTGCAGCAAAAATCCG ggcaCCGACTTCCGGAAGCCCGTGCAGCAGCTGACACGGAAGCAGGTTGAACAGATGCAGCTGAAATACTACAACTCCGACGTGCACCAGGCAGCCTTCGTCCTGCCCGAGTTTGCCCGCAAG GCCCTGAATGATGTGAGCTGA